TGATCACGGTCTCCAAGGAGGACAAGAATAGGGGTAATGCACCCAGCTGCTACTTATCCAGGGCCTGCAGCAATGCAGGGCTGGTAAGTGACTCCGCGCTGCTTGGGACGGAAAGCGAAACCTGGTCCTTGCCCCATCGTGCTCCCCAGCACCCCACTCCCTAGTTTGGGGCTCAGACAGAGGGTGATGGCTCTAAACCCACTTTGCGCTGCTCTTCTTCCTGTCTCCAGTGACATCGAGAGCAGCCTCGAGGCTGCTCTAATTCGTGCCCTGCCCAGGGAGCAGGGAAATGGCCAAGCTCTGGGCCTGCCCCCGATCCCGCCCCCCTTACTCTGCTTTCACACCAGCCGGGAGGCCCCTTGCCAAGAGGGATAGTCCAGGGGGCCTCTTCCCACCCGCTTTATGCTCCCAGAGCGCCTATTAAGGGGCTCGAGCGTCAATGAGAATGGGgtccctgtccccgccccccaaagGACACAGGATTCACCCCATACATACCTGAGCcatcccagcctcctccccatgGGCTGAGTCCATCACTCAGACCCCTAGACAATCatccctgccgccccccccccccagctcacaggGGCTAACGGGAAGAGCAGTGCTGTGGGTACAGGTTGACGGCCCCCTCTGATCCCCTCCCTGCAGAACCAGCTGGAGACGGAGGCCTTCGAGACAAATGGTGAGAGACGATCCCATctctgtggtgggggtgggggccagacCTGGCTGATCCTTTGTGGGGATGGGAGTCACTAGACCTGGAGGGCAGCGAGTGGGTGTGGCCAGCCAAGACACACCCCCTCCTCAGCAGGCAGTGGGGTGGGATGCCCTCTGGAGAGTGGGCCTGGCTCCCTAGCCCTGATTGAGGGGTGGTAGGAGGAGCCAGGGTGGACCCCATTAGGGGGCAGATGAGCTGGCTTTGGGTTGGCCCCGCTTGGGGTCAGGCTGAGGGGCAGTGTCCCAAGCcgggtggggaggagggcacaGTGTGGGATTGAGGGGGGACCTGGTCAAGACACCGGTGCTTGGCCCCGTCCATGGgcccctggggagcagagaacaACCACAGCGCAGTGTACCCCAATCTGCCCCCTAGGCCAATGCAGAGCCAGGGTAGCACAGAGAAGCAGGCTTGGCATGTTTTTAAGTCCTTCCTCGGGCTCCATCCccatgctccccactcacccccagCCGCCtttgctctgtggcagggatgaTCCAGGCGATGCTCCCAGATTCCCAGAAGATCCTGAAAAACGAGCTGGAGATCATCAAAAGCCAACTCCATGCCCAGGCCAAGGTAaccacagcagggaggggggatttGTTACGtgcattatggtagtgcctagggtTCCCCACTGGGCTGCACAGACCTCgaccaggatcagggccccattggcccgggtgctgcccagacacctaatgagagccagtccctgctccagcttacaatgtaaacacacaaaaggtgggaagggaaactgaggcacatagtgcAAAACAATTTGCTCAAGGACACCCGGCAAGTTCAGTCCGGAGCTAGGACTAGAACCGTGGTGTCCTGTCGCCCAGCCGGGTGCCCCATGCGCTAAACCCCACTgcctctccagcccagctccctttCCATCTACACTCAGAGGCCCTGGGAAATAACCAGAGGCGGCGGGGCTGGGTGTCAGGGCTCGGTCCGTGAACCCCCTCTGTTGCGTGTCTCTGTGACAGGCCTTCGAAGCCCTGAGCCACTCGGTCTCCCTGCTGGAGCAGGAGAGCAGCCTGCAGCAGCGAAAGATACAGCAGCTGGAAGGTGAGACACTGCTCAGTCCCCGTCAGAGCCAGCTCTCCCAGCAGGGGATTATCTCCAgtctccattgtgctgggcgctgcacagacaccccCCGGACCGAGATCGGGGGCCTCCGTggcgccaggcgctgcccagttCCCTGCCCCCGACCGAGAACGGGGCCCTGCCCAGTCATAGAGCAAGCGACAGGTCCTGCACTGAATATTTCaccatagagagagagaaaggaaaaagcgTTGTCTCCATTGTAgacatggggaaaccgaggcacggggaGGGACAGTAgctcacacagggagtcagtggcagagctgggacaagAACCTGGAACTCCTGGTTCCCAACCTGGGGCCTGAACCACCGGCCCAGCCTGCATCATTTCCCAGAAGGGCTGGGATTGTCAAAGGCACCAAGGGCCGCTGGGCTCCTAATTCCCCTTTAAAACCTCCGCCTAGAACGTTTTCAGTAGCTCCTCCCCAGATAGCCGCTCTAGCTCCTCCCTTCTCTGTAGCTCCTCCCCCAAaatagccccgcccccatcaagAGCCCCTCCTTCCTCTATAGCTCCTCCCCCATCCGTAGGTCCTCCCCTCAAATCCACATGGGAATGTTTGAGTGGGTGTAAAGTGTCCCCCTCTGCTCTCCACAGAGGAGTTGAGCCGAGCCTGCGGCCCAGCCCAGGGGGAGATGTTCGAGCGGCTGGTGGACGGGAAGATCTTGGAGGTCTGGGCTGCCATGGCCAAGGAGGTGGAAGGGCTGCAGGAGTCCCTGCTGGAGCGTCCCGACCACCGCATGATCCAGCGGGGGGACTCGCTGGAGAACCTGTCCTTGGACATCCTGGAGAGGTTAGACCGGGCATGGGGGGGCTGATTCCACAGCAAGGGGGGGCGTCCCAGGTCTGCTGCCCCGGGATCCCAATACCCCTCCCCCGACTGGATCGGGGCCCTGTGCAGTCATAGAGCAAGAGACAGGCCCCGCACTGAAGAGTGTACCCTCtagacagacaaaggaaagatcattatccccattggagagatggggaaactgaggcacagggcgggGCAgcgactcgcccaaggtcacacagggagtcagtggcagagctgggagttgaaCCTGGATcttctgagtcctagtccagggCCCGAACCGCcagcacctgcccctctcccagcagCCCCGTGCACCCATCGCCCGCCCGTGCATGGTCCCTGTGGGGCCAGGCATGGCACACACACCTGGTGAGAGACAGTCTTTGCCCCAAAACTAACTAGATAAaagctgggaggggaaactgaggcacggaagggtcccagctgcagggctgggaatagaacccaggcattcAGAGTTTCAGGCTGGGTCCCAAGTCgctggagcctgcctgcccccctgTGATGTTACCACCTTGAGCGTCACGGAGCTTCCAGCCGCAACTGGTGATGGTGGTTTCAGAGCAGaaaggggtgaaatcttggcctcacGAGGCGCCTAATTCCTGTGTggcctttaaaaatctcccccaAGAACATTTTCAATGGTAGCCCCTCCCTCTTCAATAGCTCCTCCCCCAAGGAGCCCCTCCCTCCTCAGTAGCTCCTCCCCCCAGATTGACTgccctgggcccaggatatcACCCAAGGGGGTACCCAGAccacgcagcttctccaagcccCTGTGGTGGTGGGAGCCCCCCCGCTCTGTGGATTTCCCCAGCCCGACCTGGGGCAATGGTGCCGGGAGCCTGTGGCTTTCAGACGACTTTCCTCTTCCTGTAGCAAGAAATTCCTCTGGGAGGAGCTGGAGGCAGTGCAAGGTGAGATGAGGAGGATCCATCAGAAATTGAGTAGGTACCCAGCAGAATATCCCTTTCTTTGCCCCCAGCCCTCAGGTGGCTCTGGGTAAAAATCCCCCGGGTGGATGCATGGCACAAGCCGCCCTCCAGAGCACGCTCCGGCCCTGGATCTCCCAGCTGGGTCAGCTTGTccggaggggaaaccgaggcacggaagGGCCTGGCACAAAGTTCAGGCCATGAGGCTGTGatagagctggggatagaacccaggagtcctggctcctcgtccaacccctcctccccaatcctAACTATTACACCACCCTCTCTCGAGGAACCAAACACAGATCTCTGCCTCCCAGGCCCAATGCCTTAACCCCGGGGTCACCTGTCCTCTCTGCCTTGtagccctgctgggaggcagcTCTGCGTCATCAGCCCCGTTTTccaggtgggaaaactgaggcccagaggcgCCGCGCGCTCTGCTGAGGGCCCCACTGCAAGTCGAGGGGCGGGAGCAGCGCTGGGCTCCAGCGATTCCAGGCGGCAGGGCCAGATGTGCCACTAGGAGCATCTGGTTAGCTGTGAGGCCCGTTCTGGGAGGGTCTGGGTGGGGTGCGGGGAACCCTGAACTGGGGTCTCCGGTTTTTCTCTTCCGCAGAGGATCAGGAGGACGATATAACCAAGAACCTCGTCAGCATAAAGAAAATGCACGAGAATCAAGTGAAATGCAGGAAGgtgagatgtgggggaggggaggaagaggaaagggggtggggctaCACGATGCTCCTCCCCCTTGGCAGTCCATTCACAAAGCAGGCACTTTGCATCATACGGCACCCAGGCACACACTGCTGCCACGGGAGAGCGCCCCCTATCgagcccctgccgcactccctgcAGGACAGCGTCCCCTAGTGCCGCACTGGGGCTAGCACTGGCTGCCAGAGGAGAGCGCCCCACCCTGCTTCCTGCaggacagcgccccctagcgccacatTGGGGCATTGGGGTCACCACTGACtgtgaggggagagcgccccctgctgagcccccccccaagcCGCATAGCAGATCTCTGTGCCCCAGTGTTCACTAGAacagcccccctctctccccagatcCTGTCGCAGCTGAAGGGCAAAGGGCCGGGCGCAGAGGGGGCCCCGGAGTCCGTGGGCAGAGGCAGAGATGCCAGGCCGGTCAAAAAGGAGCTGAATGATATATGGTAAGGGTGGCCAGGCCGGAGtttgctgctggggaaggggctccccgtcccccagcccctctccatgcTGATCTGTACTGGAGCCCCCCATCTgtcctgtgcccccccccacacctctctggGCTCTCATTGcagccactagggggcagcagtGACTGCCAAGGGAGAGCGCTCCCtactgagcccctgccctgctccctgcagcacagcgccccctagtgccacactaGGGctctggggtcagcactgactgcaaggggagagcgccccctactgagcctccgccccgctccctgcagcacagcgccccctagtgccacactaGGGctctggggtcagcactgactgcaaggggagagcgccccctagcgTTCTCTGCATCGCCTCCCTTTGCCCAGTGCTGAGGTGAACGTGGCACCACCCTGCCTGTGTCCAGATTTGaaccctgggccctgcagggctaTAGGCCAGAGCTAAAGGAGCAGCTCTGTGAGCCAGCAGCA
The genomic region above belongs to Malaclemys terrapin pileata isolate rMalTer1 chromosome 23, rMalTer1.hap1, whole genome shotgun sequence and contains:
- the CCDC159 gene encoding coiled-coil domain-containing protein 159 isoform X2, which produces MSQTRGAVRGELGLPVQSPLHWLQLPSQSWGENPTVLAPMSSALITRPPSPPTEPRRSDCCVTAPCCLSAAGLFAWHVSPTLGSHACVHVPANGPSPSTVAGKEGKGLCVSEFLLRNRLPQGQLPHPVSAEVPRELERSRGFMPLMAWETTLITVSKEDKNRGNAPSCYLSRACSNAGLNQLETEAFETNGMIQAMLPDSQKILKNELEIIKSQLHAQAKAFEALSHSVSLLEQESSLQQRKIQQLEEELSRACGPAQGEMFERLVDGKILEVWAAMAKEVEGLQESLLERPDHRMIQRGDSLENLSLDILESKKFLWEELEAVQEDQEDDITKNLVSIKKMHENQVKCRKILSQLKGKGPGAEGAPESVGRGRDARPVKKELNDIWSAVNTLRNSMAHCSLRGDGQATVRVAGRRSRRHHVSISASPPAPAAEPALRLCQEESSSDHSSCEGPCP
- the CCDC159 gene encoding coiled-coil domain-containing protein 159 isoform X3, translated to MPLMAWETTLITVSKEDKNRGNAPSCYLSRACSNAGLNQLETEAFETNGMIQAMLPDSQKILKNELEIIKSQLHAQAKAFEALSHSVSLLEQESSLQQRKIQQLEEELSRACGPAQGEMFERLVDGKILEVWAAMAKEVEGLQESLLERPDHRMIQRGDSLENLSLDILESKKFLWEELEAVQGEMRRIHQKLKDQEDDITKNLVSIKKMHENQVKCRKILSQLKGKGPGAEGAPESVGRGRDARPVKKELNDIWSAVNTLRNSMAHCSLRGDGQATVRVAGRRSRRHHVSISASPPAPAAEPALRLCQEESSSDHSSCEGPCP
- the CCDC159 gene encoding coiled-coil domain-containing protein 159 isoform X4, encoding MIQAMLPDSQKILKNELEIIKSQLHAQAKAFEALSHSVSLLEQESSLQQRKIQQLEEELSRACGPAQGEMFERLVDGKILEVWAAMAKEVEGLQESLLERPDHRMIQRGDSLENLSLDILESKKFLWEELEAVQGEMRRIHQKLKDQEDDITKNLVSIKKMHENQVKCRKILSQLKGKGPGAEGAPESVGRGRDARPVKKELNDIWSAVNTLRNSMAHCSLRGDGQATVRVAGRRSRRHHVSISASPPAPAAEPALRLCQEESSSDHSSCEGPCP
- the CCDC159 gene encoding coiled-coil domain-containing protein 159 isoform X1, with product MSQTRGAVRGELGLPVQSPLHWLQLPSQSWGENPTVLAPMSSALITRPPSPPTEPRRSDCCVTAPCCLSAAGLFAWHVSPTLGSHACVHVPANGPSPSTVAGKEGKGLCVSEFLLRNRLPQGQLPHPVSAEVPRELERSRGFMPLMAWETTLITVSKEDKNRGNAPSCYLSRACSNAGLNQLETEAFETNGMIQAMLPDSQKILKNELEIIKSQLHAQAKAFEALSHSVSLLEQESSLQQRKIQQLEEELSRACGPAQGEMFERLVDGKILEVWAAMAKEVEGLQESLLERPDHRMIQRGDSLENLSLDILESKKFLWEELEAVQGEMRRIHQKLKDQEDDITKNLVSIKKMHENQVKCRKILSQLKGKGPGAEGAPESVGRGRDARPVKKELNDIWSAVNTLRNSMAHCSLRGDGQATVRVAGRRSRRHHVSISASPPAPAAEPALRLCQEESSSDHSSCEGPCP